In Collimonas arenae, a single genomic region encodes these proteins:
- a CDS encoding penicillin-binding protein activator yields MLYKWAKLALAAGILLNGLCPPALANTTTGDAANADADGNTIPLASIALLLPLRSSPLGAAADAVRSGFLNAYERDKSGLAVTVIEAADTPSDMLAAYNAASKKYDILVGPLSRTGLTAIIQNGKVEKPTIALTQPDFSGGKDAVLPTQLLPIGLSIEAEARQVANWVGTDYAPGKVLVLSTSTAWQKRVASAFAQQIQGSGLHAEVVTLSLENGVFNVDALTQLQQRVEGEMPRLLFAALNADQTKQIRIAIGDQTPIFGISQLNPLTLGDSNPDHQIPELNGVRLVDIPWQVQPDNPAVMIYPRHEVAADQRRNADMERLYALGIDAFRIAHEVAARNTVFQIDGVTGKLNVNFGAGTPGFERVEPTAAYQNGIVMPLDIP; encoded by the coding sequence ATGTTATATAAATGGGCCAAGCTGGCGCTAGCGGCGGGTATCCTGTTGAACGGATTGTGCCCGCCTGCGCTGGCAAACACAACCACCGGCGATGCCGCCAACGCGGACGCCGACGGCAATACCATTCCGCTGGCCAGCATCGCCTTATTGTTGCCTTTGCGCTCCAGTCCCTTGGGGGCGGCGGCCGATGCGGTGCGCAGCGGCTTTCTGAATGCCTACGAACGCGACAAGAGTGGTCTGGCGGTGACCGTGATCGAAGCTGCCGATACCCCCAGCGACATGCTCGCCGCGTACAATGCCGCCAGCAAAAAATACGATATCCTGGTGGGACCGCTGTCGCGTACCGGCCTGACCGCCATCATCCAGAACGGCAAAGTGGAAAAACCGACGATCGCCCTGACCCAGCCGGATTTCTCGGGCGGCAAGGATGCTGTTTTGCCGACACAGTTATTGCCCATCGGCCTGTCGATTGAAGCCGAGGCGCGCCAGGTCGCCAATTGGGTCGGCACCGATTACGCACCCGGCAAGGTACTGGTGCTGAGCACCAGTACCGCCTGGCAGAAACGGGTCGCCAGCGCTTTCGCGCAACAGATCCAAGGCAGTGGACTGCATGCCGAAGTAGTAACGCTCAGCCTGGAAAACGGCGTCTTCAATGTCGATGCGCTGACCCAGTTGCAACAACGGGTCGAGGGCGAAATGCCGCGTTTGCTGTTTGCCGCACTGAATGCCGACCAGACCAAGCAGATACGCATCGCAATTGGCGACCAGACGCCGATCTTCGGAATTTCGCAGTTAAACCCGCTGACCCTCGGCGACAGCAATCCCGATCATCAAATCCCCGAACTGAATGGCGTACGGCTGGTGGACATTCCTTGGCAAGTACAGCCGGATAACCCTGCGGTGATGATTTACCCGCGTCATGAAGTGGCCGCCGATCAGCGCCGTAACGCCGATATGGAACGCTTGTATGCACTCGGCATCGATGCTTTCCGCATCGCCCACGAAGTCGCCGCGCGCAATACCGTATTCCAGATCGACGGCGTCACCGGTAAACTGAATGTCAATTTCGGCGCAGGCACACCCGGCTTTGAGCGGGTCGAACCGACGGCGGCATATCAGAACGGTATCGTCATGCCGCTCGACATCCCGTGA
- a CDS encoding LemA family protein, whose product MIGFIIFLAIVLVIVFWIVGIYNGLVSFRNRFKNAFAQIDVQLKRRYDLIPNLVETAKGYMKHERETLEAVISARNQAVTANAKVGGNATDAAAVQQMAASEGALSASLGKLFALSEAYPDLKANQNMMQLTEELTGTENKIGFSRQAYNDSVMEYNTAIEQFPGSILANMFAFKPAELLQATEAPEERKAVKVTF is encoded by the coding sequence ATGATCGGCTTCATCATCTTTCTGGCAATCGTGCTTGTCATCGTCTTTTGGATTGTCGGCATTTATAACGGTCTGGTGAGCTTTCGCAATCGCTTCAAGAACGCCTTTGCGCAGATCGACGTCCAGCTGAAACGGCGTTACGACCTGATTCCGAATCTGGTGGAAACTGCCAAAGGCTACATGAAACATGAGCGCGAAACACTGGAAGCAGTGATCTCGGCGCGCAACCAGGCGGTCACCGCAAACGCCAAAGTCGGCGGCAACGCTACTGATGCTGCTGCAGTACAGCAGATGGCGGCCAGCGAAGGCGCGCTGAGCGCCAGCCTTGGCAAACTGTTCGCCTTATCGGAAGCCTATCCGGACCTGAAGGCTAACCAGAACATGATGCAGCTCACGGAAGAGTTGACCGGCACCGAAAACAAGATCGGCTTCTCGCGCCAGGCATACAACGACAGCGTGATGGAATACAACACGGCAATCGAACAGTTCCCGGGCTCGATCCTGGCGAATATGTTTGCGTTCAAGCCGGCTGAGTTGCTGCAAGCGACCGAAGCGCCGGAAGAACGCAAGGCAGTCAAGGTCACGTTTTAA
- a CDS encoding potassium transporter Kup, with translation MRENMSTTQTSNHPGFKSSRLHIITLAALGIVFGDIGTSPLYALKECFSTDHGIPFTPDAVLGIISMLFWAITIVVSLKYVLFVMRADNNGEGGVLALMALSLRTAASGSKRAKTLMMLGVFGACMFYGDVVITPAISVLSAVEGLEIATPGLTRFVLPLSLIILIALFLIQKHGTTVVGKLFGPVMFVWFVALGLLGVYNVLKAPEILVAINPYYAAAFMKTHALQAFVVLGSVVLVLTGAEALYADMGHFGIRPIRFAWLFTVMPCLMLNYFGQGANLLINPAAIQNPFYLMVPDALLLPMVILATAATVIASQAVISGAFSLTSQAILLGFVPRMRILHTSEDERGQIYVPVINWMLLLLVVGVVLAFKKSDNLAAAYGVAVTTTMLITTVLAAVVMRTVWKWNPFLVALVISAFFIVDFAFFAANLLKIVDGGWFPLLLGGIAFFLLMTWYAGRMLLRERSKDEGIPLEPFIEGLLAHPPHRVDGTAVFMTGNKTTVPVALLHNLKHNRILHKRVFFLKISIWDVPFVEDSKRLTLKELGSEVYVLRSAFGFKEAPDVQTVMALATAQFGLEFDVMDTSFFLARDTVIPSKIPGMQLWREKLFAWMYQNAAKPSDFFHIPINRVVELGTKVEI, from the coding sequence ATGAGAGAGAACATGAGTACAACGCAAACCAGCAACCACCCCGGATTCAAGTCTTCCCGTCTACACATCATCACGCTGGCTGCCTTGGGAATCGTGTTCGGCGACATCGGCACCAGTCCGCTGTACGCGCTGAAAGAGTGCTTTAGCACTGATCACGGGATTCCATTCACACCTGATGCCGTGCTGGGGATTATCTCGATGCTGTTCTGGGCGATCACCATCGTGGTCTCGCTCAAGTACGTCTTGTTCGTCATGCGCGCCGATAACAACGGCGAAGGCGGCGTGCTGGCCTTGATGGCCCTGTCGCTGCGTACTGCCGCAAGCGGTTCGAAACGCGCCAAGACGCTGATGATGCTGGGCGTCTTCGGCGCCTGCATGTTTTATGGCGACGTCGTGATCACGCCGGCTATCTCGGTGCTGTCGGCGGTGGAAGGGTTGGAAATCGCCACGCCGGGATTGACGCGTTTTGTCTTGCCGCTGTCGCTCATTATTCTGATTGCCTTGTTTTTGATCCAGAAGCACGGCACCACGGTGGTCGGTAAATTATTTGGACCGGTCATGTTTGTGTGGTTTGTCGCGCTGGGTTTGCTGGGCGTTTATAACGTCCTCAAGGCGCCGGAAATCCTGGTTGCAATCAATCCTTACTACGCTGCTGCTTTCATGAAGACACACGCGTTGCAAGCATTCGTGGTGCTGGGTTCGGTAGTGCTGGTGCTGACCGGCGCCGAAGCCCTGTATGCTGACATGGGCCACTTCGGCATCCGTCCGATCCGTTTTGCGTGGCTGTTTACCGTCATGCCTTGCCTGATGCTGAATTACTTTGGCCAGGGTGCAAACTTGCTGATCAATCCAGCGGCTATCCAGAACCCGTTCTACCTGATGGTGCCGGACGCGTTGCTGTTGCCAATGGTGATCCTGGCGACCGCCGCCACCGTGATCGCTTCGCAGGCAGTCATCTCCGGCGCGTTCTCATTGACCAGCCAGGCCATCCTGCTGGGCTTTGTGCCGCGCATGCGCATCCTGCACACGTCGGAAGATGAGCGCGGCCAGATCTATGTGCCAGTGATCAACTGGATGCTGCTGTTGCTGGTGGTGGGCGTGGTGCTGGCTTTCAAGAAATCCGATAACCTGGCGGCAGCCTATGGCGTGGCGGTGACGACTACCATGCTGATCACCACCGTGCTGGCAGCGGTCGTCATGCGCACGGTCTGGAAGTGGAATCCTTTTCTGGTGGCGTTGGTCATCAGCGCTTTCTTCATTGTCGATTTCGCGTTCTTCGCCGCGAATCTGCTGAAGATCGTCGACGGTGGCTGGTTCCCATTGCTGCTTGGCGGCATCGCCTTCTTCCTGCTGATGACCTGGTACGCCGGTCGCATGCTGCTGCGTGAGCGCAGCAAGGATGAAGGGATTCCGCTGGAGCCCTTCATTGAAGGCTTGCTGGCGCATCCGCCGCATCGGGTCGATGGCACTGCTGTTTTCATGACCGGTAACAAAACCACCGTGCCGGTGGCCCTGCTGCATAACCTGAAGCACAACCGCATCTTGCATAAGCGCGTGTTCTTCCTGAAGATCAGTATCTGGGACGTGCCTTTCGTTGAAGACAGCAAGCGCCTGACTTTGAAAGAACTGGGCAGCGAGGTGTATGTCTTGCGCTCCGCCTTCGGGTTCAAGGAAGCGCCTGACGTGCAAACCGTGATGGCCTTGGCGACGGCGCAGTTCGGCCTGGAATTCGACGTGATGGATACGTCGTTCTTCCTGGCGCGCGATACGGTGATCCCAAGCAAGATCCCGGGTATGCAGCTGTGGCGGGAAAAACTGTTCGCGTGGATGTATCAGAACGCAGCCAAGCCGTCCGACTTTTTCCATATCCCGATCAACCGTGTAGTGGAACTGGGAACCAAGGTCGAAATTTAA
- a CDS encoding phosphoheptose isomerase — translation MITQRILAHFNESAELKAHAAEVLAAPIASAVELMFSALSNGNKILACGNGGSAADCQHFAAELVGRFERERLPLPALALTTDTSIITAVGNDYSYNEIFSKQVQAFGQAGDVLLAFSTSGNSANILAAIDVALERDMRVVAMTGKGGGAIGKKLTEADVHICVPHDRTARIQEVHLLTIHCLCDGIDVALFGGDAND, via the coding sequence ATGATAACTCAACGTATATTGGCGCACTTCAATGAAAGCGCCGAACTCAAGGCCCATGCAGCAGAAGTCCTGGCGGCGCCGATTGCGAGCGCAGTGGAACTTATGTTCTCAGCGCTGTCCAATGGCAACAAGATTCTTGCCTGCGGTAACGGCGGATCGGCTGCCGACTGCCAGCATTTTGCCGCAGAACTGGTGGGACGCTTCGAGCGGGAACGCTTGCCGCTGCCTGCATTGGCGCTGACAACCGATACCTCGATCATCACCGCGGTCGGCAACGATTACAGCTACAACGAAATCTTTTCCAAGCAGGTACAAGCGTTTGGACAAGCCGGCGATGTATTGTTAGCGTTTTCGACCTCAGGTAATTCGGCCAACATCCTGGCGGCTATCGATGTCGCGCTGGAGCGCGACATGCGGGTGGTAGCCATGACCGGCAAAGGGGGCGGCGCCATCGGCAAGAAACTGACTGAAGCAGATGTCCACATCTGTGTGCCGCACGACCGCACCGCGCGCATCCAGGAAGTCCATCTGCTAACGATTCACTGCTTATGCGACGGCATCGATGTCGCTTTATTTGGAGGAGATGCGAATGATTGA
- a CDS encoding BTH_I0359 family protein, protein MNLIYNSDQYSVVEFGADEQREALRFGGYEIVDKSFKREIFIAGALAEFFRKGVEDLIATEPSIEDIDAFLGNYDSMMSQPVTLQ, encoded by the coding sequence ATGAACCTGATTTATAACAGTGACCAATACAGCGTCGTCGAATTTGGTGCCGATGAACAACGCGAAGCTTTGCGTTTCGGCGGCTACGAAATCGTCGATAAATCGTTCAAGCGCGAGATTTTTATTGCTGGTGCCTTGGCTGAATTTTTCCGTAAAGGGGTCGAAGATCTGATTGCGACCGAGCCGAGCATCGAGGATATCGATGCTTTCCTGGGTAACTATGACTCGATGATGAGTCAGCCCGTCACTTTGCAATAA
- a CDS encoding YifB family Mg chelatase-like AAA ATPase: protein MTLAVLKSRALAGMQAPEVTVEVHLANGLPSFTIVGLPETEVKESKDRVRAALQNARFEFPSRRITVNLAPADLPKESGRFDLPIALGILAASGQMPANKLDDYEFAGELSLSGELRPIRGALAMTFAMTAQSSNAPNGKSRAFILPRANADEAALVTDARILPADSLLQVCAHFSSAQAETRLSRHIAEPQPRLPGYMDFSDVKGQLQAKRALEVAAAGGHSVLLMGPPGTGKSMLATRFPGILPPMSDRDALESAAVQSLTSGFSSAAWKVRPYRSPHHTATAVALVGGGSPPRPGEISLAHRGVLFLDELPQFDKRVLEVLREPLESGRITISRAARQADFPAQFQLIAAMNPCPCGYLGHTVKQCRCTPDNILRYQNKISGPLLDRIDMQILVPALPHDELLNAAQGESSAAIATRIEQVCALQLARQGKQNNALSASEIDQLCKPDNAGEKLLRGAMTRLNWSARGYHRALKVARTIADLSGAENIAASHVAEAIQYRRALSQA, encoded by the coding sequence GTGACGCTGGCAGTATTGAAAAGCCGGGCGCTGGCAGGCATGCAGGCGCCCGAGGTGACAGTTGAAGTCCACCTGGCCAACGGCCTGCCTAGTTTTACCATCGTCGGGCTACCCGAAACCGAGGTCAAGGAATCCAAGGACCGGGTCCGCGCAGCGCTGCAAAACGCCCGTTTCGAATTTCCTTCCCGTCGTATCACCGTCAATCTCGCGCCTGCAGATCTACCCAAAGAATCAGGACGATTTGACTTGCCGATTGCGCTCGGCATCCTGGCTGCATCCGGACAGATGCCTGCGAACAAACTCGATGACTACGAATTTGCCGGCGAACTCTCGTTGTCCGGCGAGTTAAGGCCGATACGCGGCGCGCTGGCGATGACCTTCGCCATGACTGCCCAAAGCAGCAATGCGCCAAACGGCAAAAGCCGTGCCTTCATCCTGCCACGCGCCAATGCCGACGAAGCGGCGCTGGTCACCGATGCCCGTATCCTGCCGGCCGACAGCCTGTTGCAAGTGTGCGCCCACTTCTCATCTGCGCAGGCAGAAACAAGATTATCGCGCCATATTGCCGAACCACAGCCAAGACTACCTGGCTACATGGATTTCAGCGACGTCAAGGGTCAGCTGCAAGCCAAGCGCGCGCTGGAAGTAGCCGCGGCCGGTGGCCATAGCGTCTTGCTGATGGGACCGCCAGGCACTGGAAAATCGATGCTGGCGACGCGTTTTCCTGGAATTCTGCCGCCGATGAGCGACCGTGATGCCCTGGAATCGGCTGCGGTGCAATCGCTGACCAGCGGCTTTTCCAGCGCGGCATGGAAGGTACGGCCATATCGTTCGCCACATCACACAGCGACCGCCGTTGCACTGGTCGGAGGAGGCAGTCCGCCCCGCCCCGGCGAAATTTCACTGGCGCATCGTGGCGTGTTGTTTTTGGATGAGTTGCCGCAATTCGACAAGCGTGTGCTGGAGGTACTACGTGAGCCGCTGGAATCCGGCCGCATCACGATTTCGCGGGCCGCGCGGCAAGCAGATTTTCCGGCACAATTTCAGTTGATCGCGGCAATGAACCCCTGTCCTTGCGGCTACCTCGGACATACCGTCAAACAATGCCGCTGCACGCCCGACAATATCCTGCGTTATCAAAACAAGATCTCGGGGCCATTGCTCGACCGCATCGATATGCAGATTCTAGTGCCGGCGTTGCCTCATGATGAACTGCTGAATGCCGCTCAAGGGGAATCGTCGGCAGCCATCGCAACGCGCATCGAACAAGTGTGTGCCTTGCAACTGGCGCGTCAAGGCAAGCAGAATAATGCCTTATCGGCGAGTGAAATCGATCAGCTTTGCAAGCCTGATAACGCTGGAGAAAAACTGTTGCGAGGGGCCATGACCCGCCTGAACTGGTCGGCGCGCGGCTATCATCGCGCGCTTAAAGTTGCACGCACGATTGCCGATTTGAGCGGAGCGGAAAACATTGCCGCGAGTCATGTCGCCGAAGCGATTCAATATCGCCGGGCTTTAAGCCAAGCCTGA
- the trmB gene encoding tRNA (guanine(46)-N(7))-methyltransferase TrmB, with translation MYANSSPIHSAQSGIHDQLAATVAKHASHTFQKPVSAYNQSAFDDSIAAWRAAGSAPLILDAGCGVGLSTMYLAARYPDHFVIGVDQSADRVGRNTLWPGLAALPHNFIRIRADLVDYWRLLLAAQVFPARHYLLYPNPWPKIGQLSRRWHGHPVFPTIVALGGILECRSNWQIYVEECASALRQLSGLTVDCEAYRPELPITPFESKYLASGHQLWRCQVNLGSAPGA, from the coding sequence ATGTACGCCAATTCCAGCCCGATTCACAGTGCCCAGAGCGGCATTCACGACCAGCTTGCGGCTACCGTCGCCAAGCACGCCTCGCATACATTTCAAAAGCCGGTCAGTGCCTATAACCAAAGTGCGTTCGACGACAGCATTGCCGCCTGGCGCGCCGCCGGCAGTGCACCGCTGATCCTCGATGCGGGTTGCGGCGTCGGTCTCTCGACCATGTACCTGGCGGCACGTTATCCGGATCATTTTGTGATCGGGGTCGACCAGTCCGCCGACCGGGTTGGCCGCAACACGCTATGGCCGGGGCTGGCAGCGCTGCCGCACAACTTCATCCGTATTCGCGCCGACCTGGTGGATTACTGGCGATTGCTGCTGGCGGCGCAGGTTTTTCCGGCGCGCCATTATCTGCTGTATCCGAATCCATGGCCGAAAATCGGCCAGCTCAGCCGGCGCTGGCATGGCCATCCAGTGTTTCCGACGATCGTCGCGCTGGGAGGTATCCTGGAGTGCCGCAGCAACTGGCAGATTTATGTCGAGGAATGCGCCAGCGCCCTGCGCCAGTTGAGCGGCTTGACTGTTGATTGCGAGGCTTATCGGCCAGAACTTCCGATAACGCCGTTTGAAAGCAAATATCTGGCGTCAGGCCATCAGCTGTGGCGTTGTCAGGTCAATCTCGGATCAGCGCCAGGCGCCTGA
- a CDS encoding YraN family protein codes for MRMLKTIFSSQTSGKLAEDKALIYLQRQGLKLVERNFRCKGGEIDLILSEPATHKGAQELLVFVEVRQRSNPRYGGAAASVTAGKQAKLILAAQVFLQRYQHPPACRFDVLAMNDQTIDWIKQAFEA; via the coding sequence ATGAGAATGCTCAAGACAATCTTCAGCAGCCAAACCAGCGGCAAATTGGCAGAAGACAAGGCGCTCATCTATTTGCAGCGGCAAGGACTTAAACTGGTCGAAAGAAATTTTCGTTGCAAGGGTGGCGAGATCGATTTGATCCTGTCCGAACCGGCAACGCATAAAGGCGCGCAGGAATTACTGGTATTTGTCGAAGTCAGGCAACGTAGCAACCCACGCTATGGCGGCGCAGCAGCCAGCGTGACGGCCGGCAAGCAGGCCAAGCTGATTCTCGCCGCGCAGGTTTTTCTGCAACGCTACCAGCATCCGCCTGCCTGCCGTTTCGACGTGCTGGCCATGAACGACCAAACCATCGACTGGATCAAACAGGCATTTGAAGCCTAG
- a CDS encoding accessory factor UbiK family protein produces MNKPNFFDDIQAKINQAIENSPAKDIEKNVKAMMSQGFAKLDLVTREEFDVQAQVLASTRAKLEALEARVTELEAHLKQP; encoded by the coding sequence ATGAACAAACCCAACTTTTTCGACGACATCCAAGCCAAGATCAACCAGGCCATCGAAAATTCCCCCGCCAAGGATATCGAGAAGAACGTCAAGGCCATGATGAGTCAGGGCTTTGCCAAACTGGATCTGGTCACCCGTGAAGAATTCGACGTGCAAGCCCAGGTGCTGGCGAGCACGCGCGCCAAACTCGAAGCACTCGAGGCACGCGTGACCGAGCTTGAAGCACACCTGAAACAGCCATGA
- a CDS encoding GNAT family N-acetyltransferase has protein sequence MPQQSTETGRPLPDWQPAALPQRTQLQGGSIRLLPLDAERDAAALYQAEHAADADPSQWDFLTAGPFQSELDFSAWLKTCAVSSDPFFYTVIDQQSGLATGVLSYLAITPEHGSIEIGHIWFSGRMQRSRQATEAIYLLARHAFEVLGYRRLEWKCNSLNQRSQQAALRFGFTPEGLFRQHRVFKGKNRDTAWFSMLDSEWPLQRAIFEAWLQADNFDAEGRQKKSLNEIRAALS, from the coding sequence TGGCAGCCAGCCGCACTGCCGCAGCGCACCCAATTGCAAGGCGGCAGCATCCGGCTGTTGCCGCTAGACGCCGAGCGCGATGCCGCTGCCCTGTACCAGGCAGAACACGCTGCCGACGCCGACCCCAGCCAATGGGACTTCCTGACCGCTGGCCCGTTCCAGAGCGAGCTCGACTTCAGCGCCTGGCTAAAGACGTGCGCCGTCAGCAGCGATCCATTCTTCTATACCGTGATCGACCAGCAAAGCGGACTGGCCACCGGCGTCCTCAGCTATCTCGCCATCACGCCGGAACACGGCTCTATCGAAATCGGCCATATCTGGTTTAGCGGCCGCATGCAGCGCAGCCGCCAGGCCACCGAAGCGATTTACCTGCTAGCGCGACATGCGTTCGAAGTGCTTGGCTACCGCCGTCTGGAATGGAAATGCAATTCGCTCAACCAGCGTTCGCAGCAAGCGGCATTGCGCTTCGGCTTCACGCCGGAGGGCCTATTCCGGCAACATCGCGTATTCAAAGGAAAAAATCGCGATACCGCATGGTTCTCGATGCTGGATAGCGAATGGCCATTGCAACGTGCGATTTTCGAAGCCTGGTTGCAAGCGGATAATTTCGATGCGGAGGGACGTCAAAAGAAATCGCTAAATGAAATTCGTGCTGCGCTTTCTTGA
- a CDS encoding BON domain-containing protein encodes MIDGQTKRQVGWSTLQRPLAAVALCGAVVMGLQGCVALALGGAVAGGFAATDRRTLGAQTEDKAIMVKAETRIPGVVGQDGHVNATSYNRKVLLTGEVRDDAAKAAAEREAQSIENVHSVANELAIGAPSSFSSRSNDTYITSKVIASLVDAKDVFGNSIKVVTERGNVYLMGRVTEREGKRAGEIAAGVSGVQKVVKVFEYITEDELTQMSSAPRESAKPSTQP; translated from the coding sequence ATGATTGATGGGCAAACTAAGCGACAAGTAGGCTGGAGCACGTTGCAACGACCGTTGGCGGCAGTCGCATTATGCGGCGCTGTGGTGATGGGCTTGCAAGGTTGCGTGGCGCTGGCGCTGGGCGGCGCGGTGGCTGGCGGCTTTGCCGCAACGGATCGCCGCACTCTGGGCGCGCAGACTGAAGACAAAGCCATCATGGTCAAGGCTGAAACCCGGATTCCCGGCGTCGTCGGCCAGGATGGGCATGTCAACGCCACCAGCTACAACCGCAAGGTGTTGCTGACCGGCGAAGTACGCGACGATGCCGCTAAGGCGGCGGCGGAACGCGAAGCGCAATCGATTGAAAACGTCCATTCGGTAGCGAATGAACTGGCGATTGGCGCGCCGTCTTCCTTCTCCTCGCGCTCCAACGATACCTATATCACCAGCAAAGTCATCGCTTCCCTGGTCGACGCCAAGGACGTATTCGGCAATTCCATCAAGGTTGTGACCGAACGCGGCAATGTCTACCTGATGGGCCGGGTGACGGAACGTGAAGGCAAGCGCGCAGGTGAAATCGCTGCCGGCGTGAGTGGCGTGCAAAAAGTTGTCAAGGTGTTTGAATACATTACCGAAGACGAATTGACACAAATGTCATCTGCGCCAAGGGAATCGGCCAAGCCATCCACACAGCCTTAA
- the rsmI gene encoding 16S rRNA (cytidine(1402)-2'-O)-methyltransferase: protein MTHQSANALINPAILDEVAQQAYPASTLYVLATPIGNVCDISLRALHVLSLVDAVACEDTRNTAHLLGRYGLSKPLLAAHEHNEREVAEKIVARLQAGERIALVSDAGTPAVSDPGARIVDAVLRAGLRALPLPGPSAAVTALSVSGLVNDQFQFIGFLPSKARQREIILAGLAGASATLVLYEAPHRIIETVDALLQAFGPERQVVLARELTKLFESVHRCALGEAPAWLVADANRQKGEFVLLVEAAPVARDDSAEGERVLQILLAELSIKQASALAAQITGQKKNALYERALALKDA from the coding sequence ATGACTCATCAATCTGCCAATGCCCTCATCAACCCAGCAATTTTGGATGAGGTGGCGCAGCAAGCGTATCCAGCTTCAACATTATATGTGCTGGCCACACCGATCGGAAATGTCTGCGATATCAGCCTGCGCGCCCTGCATGTATTGTCGCTGGTCGACGCCGTGGCCTGTGAAGACACGCGCAATACCGCCCATTTGCTGGGCCGCTATGGCTTGTCCAAGCCCTTGCTGGCGGCGCACGAGCACAACGAGCGGGAAGTTGCGGAAAAAATCGTAGCCCGCTTGCAGGCAGGAGAGCGTATCGCACTGGTGTCCGATGCCGGCACGCCGGCGGTGTCGGATCCTGGCGCCCGCATCGTCGATGCGGTGCTGAGGGCGGGGTTGCGCGCCTTGCCGTTGCCGGGGCCGTCGGCGGCGGTGACGGCATTGTCAGTCAGCGGCCTGGTCAACGACCAGTTCCAGTTCATTGGATTCTTGCCAAGCAAGGCGCGTCAGCGCGAGATCATCCTGGCCGGACTGGCGGGCGCCAGTGCAACGCTGGTGCTGTATGAAGCGCCGCACCGCATTATTGAAACCGTCGATGCCCTGTTGCAGGCCTTCGGGCCGGAGCGCCAGGTGGTGCTGGCGCGCGAGCTGACCAAATTGTTCGAGAGCGTGCACCGTTGCGCGCTGGGCGAAGCGCCGGCCTGGCTGGTGGCTGACGCCAACCGGCAGAAGGGCGAATTTGTGCTGCTGGTCGAAGCGGCGCCGGTAGCGCGCGACGACAGCGCCGAAGGTGAGCGGGTGTTACAAATATTGCTTGCGGAATTGTCGATCAAGCAAGCTTCCGCGTTGGCGGCGCAGATCACCGGGCAAAAGAAAAATGCCTTGTATGAGCGAGCGTTAGCTTTGAAAGATGCGTAA